A genomic stretch from ANME-2 cluster archaeon includes:
- a CDS encoding secondary thiamine-phosphate synthase enzyme YjbQ — MSLDIHTGSRIELVDISAQVGERVKGSKVQNGICVISTRHSTTSIIINENESGLCSDILNLLEQLIPFSAGYEHDRIDNNADAHLKAVLPGSSETVPVIDGKLVPGTWQRIYFAELDGPRHRSVDVTVLERG, encoded by the coding sequence ATGTCTCTGGATATACATACTGGTTCACGGATTGAGTTAGTGGATATTTCGGCACAGGTTGGGGAACGTGTCAAAGGTAGCAAAGTACAAAATGGAATATGTGTGATCAGTACCCGCCATTCCACAACCTCCATTATCATTAACGAGAATGAATCAGGTCTTTGCTCTGATATCCTGAACTTGCTTGAGCAGCTCATTCCTTTCTCTGCTGGCTATGAACATGACAGGATAGATAACAATGCTGATGCTCACCTGAAGGCTGTATTGCCTGGCTCCAGTGAGACTGTTCCTGTCATTGACGGGAAATTGGTGCCGGGTACCTGGCAGCGCATTTATTTTGCTGAACTGGACGGACCCAGGCACAGGAGTGTGGATGTGACTGTGCTGGAAAGGGGATGA
- a CDS encoding heat-shock protein has protein sequence MDNYFLRTLATVLGMSLTMIAVALGIIYLFDTGLPLPAPVILLIFAIGFTLGSVFFERRGAEHPWSLVGGALASTGMTFLAISIVGGILFIANGSLSTIPVDTVLYSLSACMIVSMVTLNFASYKLQYI, from the coding sequence ATGGATAATTATTTTTTGCGGACACTGGCTACAGTACTGGGTATGTCCCTGACCATGATTGCAGTTGCGCTGGGTATCATTTACCTGTTCGACACCGGATTGCCGCTACCGGCACCCGTGATTCTCCTGATATTTGCAATAGGGTTCACGCTGGGCTCTGTGTTCTTTGAGCGAAGAGGTGCCGAGCATCCCTGGTCGCTGGTCGGCGGTGCATTAGCTTCTACGGGTATGACATTCCTTGCCATATCGATCGTAGGTGGTATCCTGTTTATCGCCAATGGAAGTCTTAGTACTATCCCTGTGGATACTGTGCTGTATTCCTTATCTGCCTGCATGATAGTAAGTATGGTAACCCTGAATTTCGCGTCCTACAAGCTCCAGTATATTTAA
- a CDS encoding signal recognition particle protein Srp54 — translation MVLDKLGSSLQNTLKKLAGAGRIDEKVVGEAVKEIQRALLQADVNVKMVMELSRTIKERSLKEDVPPGMSPREHVINIVYQELIHIMGTGTGVKLTGQKIMMVGLQGSGKTTTTSKLARFFQRKGLKPAVICADTYRPGAYEQLSTLCGRLNVPFYGEKDNKDAVAIVRRGMQAVAKHDVLIIDTAGRHAMEDDLIREMEEIHKVSMPEHKLLVIDAALGQQASEQAKVFNQSIGITGVVISKLDGTAKGGGALSAVSETRTSIAFIGTGERPDDFEKFEPDRFISRLLGMGDIKSLVERAQEAMAEEEFDVENMMKGKFTLKDMYKQMEAMKKMGPLKQIMQMIPGLPMIPKGTNISEEQYQTTESTLKKFKVVMDSMTEKELEEPKIVGSSRIKRISMGSGTSQEDVRLLLKQHKMMQQAFKGLRGGKFNLQKMMKKMGG, via the coding sequence ATGGTATTGGATAAACTGGGAAGTTCACTGCAAAATACTCTGAAAAAGTTAGCAGGTGCTGGCAGGATAGATGAAAAGGTTGTGGGAGAAGCTGTAAAGGAAATTCAGCGCGCATTGCTGCAGGCAGATGTCAATGTTAAAATGGTTATGGAATTATCCAGGACTATCAAGGAACGGTCCTTGAAGGAAGATGTTCCCCCTGGTATGAGTCCCCGTGAACATGTGATAAATATCGTGTACCAGGAACTCATACATATCATGGGTACCGGGACCGGTGTGAAACTTACCGGGCAAAAGATCATGATGGTGGGCCTCCAGGGCAGCGGTAAGACCACTACTACCTCAAAACTTGCCAGGTTCTTCCAGAGAAAAGGATTGAAACCGGCTGTTATATGCGCTGATACATACAGACCCGGAGCCTATGAACAGTTAAGCACGCTCTGTGGCCGGTTGAATGTTCCCTTCTATGGCGAGAAGGACAATAAGGACGCCGTTGCCATTGTCAGGCGCGGGATGCAGGCTGTGGCCAAACACGATGTGCTGATCATCGATACCGCCGGACGGCATGCCATGGAGGATGACCTGATCCGGGAAATGGAGGAGATACATAAGGTATCCATGCCCGAACATAAGTTGCTGGTCATTGATGCGGCACTGGGCCAACAGGCCAGTGAACAGGCTAAGGTATTCAATCAATCCATCGGTATTACCGGAGTGGTAATCAGTAAACTTGATGGTACAGCCAAGGGTGGTGGAGCACTGTCTGCAGTATCCGAGACCAGAACATCCATTGCTTTTATCGGTACCGGAGAGAGACCGGACGATTTTGAGAAGTTTGAACCTGACCGGTTCATTTCACGGCTTCTGGGTATGGGGGATATCAAAAGTCTTGTCGAACGGGCACAGGAAGCCATGGCTGAAGAAGAGTTCGATGTAGAGAACATGATGAAGGGAAAGTTTACTCTGAAGGACATGTACAAACAGATGGAAGCCATGAAAAAGATGGGGCCGCTTAAACAGATAATGCAGATGATACCTGGTCTTCCGATGATTCCGAAAGGTACGAACATATCAGAGGAACAGTACCAGACCACTGAGAGCACGCTCAAGAAGTTCAAGGTTGTCATGGACAGCATGACTGAGAAAGAACTGGAAGAACCGAAGATCGTAGGCAGCAGCAGGATTAAAAGGATTTCTATGGGTTCGGGGACTTCCCAGGAAGATGTCCGGCTCCTGCTTAAGCAGCACAAGATGATGCAGCAGGCTTTTAAGGGTCTGCGTGGCGGAAAGTTCAATCTCCAGAAGATGATGAAAAAAATGGGCGGATAA
- a CDS encoding type II secretion system F family protein has product MMKDLTPDNRELDVLSEGLEQDKVLLEITEARKWINIRNFLKSPKQQMKRQPMYGLVFSLPIAITFLILFGIQTGFTPAFDHVVLFSILIAIIPPGILQHTHRRTVKKIEEYFPNFLRDVAEMNRSGMTLTRSVNTIAKGEYGDLSPEIRQIDSMLSWGISFEEALEKFADRVETPLIHRSVALINQASRAGGNVPDVLEVAATDAYTIKLLERERLSNMIIYVVISYMSFMVFLFVIGILSYSFIPVMAEAGVTAARTGSGAEKFVGAFNPDTFNRLFFHASLIQGFSSGLVAGQMGEGEAMAGLKHSVILVLIAWFTFVFVI; this is encoded by the coding sequence ATGATGAAAGATTTGACTCCAGACAATCGTGAGCTTGATGTTCTTTCAGAGGGATTGGAACAGGATAAAGTACTTCTGGAAATAACCGAAGCCAGGAAATGGATTAATATACGTAATTTCCTAAAGTCACCTAAGCAACAAATGAAACGACAGCCAATGTATGGATTGGTATTCAGTCTTCCTATTGCCATAACCTTCCTGATACTTTTCGGTATACAAACTGGTTTTACTCCTGCCTTCGATCATGTTGTGCTGTTCTCCATACTGATTGCAATAATCCCCCCCGGAATACTTCAACATACCCACAGACGGACTGTCAAGAAGATAGAAGAGTATTTCCCTAATTTCCTCAGGGACGTTGCCGAAATGAACCGGTCAGGAATGACTCTTACCCGCTCAGTTAACACAATCGCTAAAGGCGAGTATGGCGACCTGAGTCCTGAGATCAGGCAGATCGATTCCATGCTCTCCTGGGGTATATCATTTGAAGAAGCTCTTGAAAAATTTGCAGACAGGGTTGAAACACCACTGATACACCGCTCTGTAGCATTGATAAACCAGGCCAGCCGGGCTGGTGGTAATGTTCCGGATGTCCTGGAAGTAGCTGCCACTGATGCTTATACCATTAAACTTCTTGAACGGGAAAGGCTCAGTAACATGATTATTTATGTAGTCATAAGTTACATGTCATTCATGGTATTCCTGTTCGTGATCGGGATACTGTCGTATAGCTTCATTCCTGTGATGGCTGAAGCCGGTGTCACTGCTGCGAGAACCGGTAGTGGAGCCGAGAAATTCGTAGGTGCTTTCAATCCTGATACGTTCAACCGCCTGTTCTTCCATGCATCATTGATACAGGGATTCTCTTCGGGTCTGGTAGCAGGACAGATGGGGGAAGGCGAAGCAATGGCAGGATTGAAACATTCTGTGATATTAGTATTGATTGCCTGGTTCACGTTTGTGTTCGTAATTTAA
- a CDS encoding type II secretion system F family protein — MAIKHLGSYSYHLFGEYFKKRREHYFELRQDLLKTRMNISYDMYLSMAVTCSILMALFGLIVAVLLVSLLGVPDITFSRSIVTDVFLGFREYKDIFWKVVSTILIVVVFGGGTYVAFINAPKAINSDRKRNIDLMLPYAVHYMSAMSGAGVIPVDILSSLAKNTIYGEAAKEASYIVRNIKVLGFDLVQAMKTVASTTPSYRFQEFLQGAITIVSSGGDLESYFKIKANQYVIENRREQQEFLETLGLIAETYITAFVAGPLFLIVMMSVMATMGGMDLMLMYLLIYIAIPLATLTFVILISSITPEV; from the coding sequence ATGGCAATTAAGCATCTTGGTAGTTATTCATATCATTTATTCGGGGAATACTTTAAAAAGCGGCGCGAACATTACTTTGAATTGAGACAGGATTTGCTCAAGACCAGAATGAACATTAGTTATGATATGTACCTGTCGATGGCAGTTACCTGTTCGATTTTAATGGCACTATTCGGGTTGATTGTTGCGGTTCTCCTGGTATCATTGCTTGGTGTACCGGACATTACTTTTTCTCGTTCGATAGTAACTGATGTTTTTTTGGGCTTCCGCGAGTATAAAGATATTTTCTGGAAAGTGGTCTCTACCATCTTAATTGTGGTTGTTTTTGGCGGCGGGACATATGTTGCTTTCATAAATGCCCCTAAAGCAATTAACAGCGATAGAAAACGAAATATCGATCTGATGCTTCCCTATGCCGTGCATTATATGTCTGCAATGTCAGGTGCCGGTGTGATACCTGTCGATATTTTGAGCAGTCTTGCAAAGAATACAATATATGGTGAAGCAGCTAAAGAAGCATCATACATAGTCAGGAACATAAAAGTACTTGGTTTTGACCTTGTTCAAGCAATGAAGACGGTAGCTTCTACGACTCCATCGTACAGGTTCCAGGAATTTCTCCAGGGAGCAATTACTATCGTCTCATCCGGTGGTGATTTAGAATCATATTTCAAGATCAAAGCGAATCAGTACGTTATTGAGAATAGACGGGAACAACAGGAGTTCCTTGAAACCCTCGGACTTATTGCTGAGACCTATATTACAGCGTTTGTTGCCGGTCCCCTCTTTTTAATTGTAATGATGTCGGTCATGGCCACAATGGGCGGTATGGATCTCATGTTGATGTATTTACTGATATACATCGCAATTCCTTTAGCCACCCTGACATTTGTAATACTTATTTCCAGCATTACTCCGGAGGTGTAA
- a CDS encoding type II/IV secretion system ATPase subunit has translation MLSELIMPDGDKINIGRLRYRIGDSRTIEHRRVVLPDSLESIWEKTLQEITRLETEAVLSPDIEEIPVPKLSFIERITQRFKREKLVLEDYDPEKHGPLVDLSLPTNFLYDEIEVYEVNVPYAYVRVVYNPNSHSYLYQTLEPELTEGEKQLFAELKVRLGETLDVNLTQLEEKGAKKYLQDKVTDILWDYQIKIDTISFTKIMYFLFTEFMGYGIIDPLMHDANLEDISCDGPHSSLFVYHRKYDSIEADIKFDNESKLDGFVTRIAQICGRHISIADPLLDATMPDGSRIQLTLGREVTTRGSSFTIRKFKESPLTPPDLIDFHTYSTSITSYMWLAAENNKNLIFAGGTASGKTTSMNAMALFIPPQTKIVSIEDTRELNLPHPNWIAGVTRETFTGGEAGSIDMYDLLRAALRQRPEYLLVGEVRGEEAYVLFQAMSTGHTTFSTMHADSVQSVVHRLENPPINVPRIMLQALDIVIIQVQVRVGEERVRRAKSITEIVGVDPRTGELLTNEVFTWNASKDEFIYSGRSYVLESILQNRGWNDERLQIELKQRQEILEWARMKNVKHYEDVAKIVVSYYREPKTLMEIVRKELYGN, from the coding sequence ATGCTGTCTGAACTTATCATGCCAGATGGAGATAAGATCAATATTGGCAGGTTGCGATACCGTATTGGTGACAGTCGCACAATAGAACACAGACGAGTAGTATTGCCCGATTCCCTAGAATCAATATGGGAGAAGACATTACAGGAAATCACTCGACTGGAAACAGAAGCGGTCTTATCTCCGGACATTGAAGAAATACCTGTTCCAAAACTTTCATTTATCGAACGCATTACCCAGCGCTTTAAACGGGAAAAGCTGGTACTGGAAGATTATGACCCTGAAAAGCACGGACCTCTGGTCGATTTATCTTTACCAACAAATTTTCTCTATGATGAGATCGAAGTCTATGAAGTAAATGTGCCCTATGCTTATGTCAGGGTGGTCTATAATCCTAACTCCCATAGTTATCTGTACCAGACCCTTGAACCAGAGTTAACCGAAGGCGAAAAACAACTATTCGCTGAACTAAAGGTCAGGCTTGGTGAAACCCTTGATGTAAACCTTACCCAGCTGGAAGAAAAAGGCGCAAAGAAATATCTGCAGGATAAAGTGACAGATATACTCTGGGATTACCAAATAAAAATTGATACCATATCCTTTACGAAGATTATGTATTTCCTGTTTACCGAGTTTATGGGATATGGAATTATTGATCCGCTCATGCATGACGCCAACCTTGAGGATATTTCCTGTGACGGTCCACATTCATCCCTGTTTGTGTACCATAGGAAATACGATTCAATCGAGGCTGATATAAAATTTGATAATGAGTCAAAACTTGATGGATTTGTAACAAGGATAGCACAGATATGTGGAAGACACATCTCTATTGCTGATCCCCTCCTTGATGCCACGATGCCTGATGGTTCAAGGATACAATTGACGCTTGGCCGGGAAGTGACCACCAGGGGCAGTTCATTTACTATCAGAAAATTCAAGGAAAGCCCGCTGACTCCACCCGACCTTATAGACTTCCATACATATTCGACATCCATTACATCCTATATGTGGTTAGCTGCAGAGAATAACAAAAATCTCATTTTTGCAGGTGGAACTGCGTCAGGAAAAACCACTTCTATGAATGCTATGGCCCTGTTCATTCCGCCACAGACAAAAATTGTGTCCATTGAAGATACCAGGGAGTTGAACCTGCCGCATCCTAACTGGATTGCTGGTGTAACCCGGGAAACGTTCACGGGTGGCGAAGCAGGTTCTATTGATATGTACGACCTGTTAAGGGCAGCATTGAGACAGCGTCCTGAATACCTTCTTGTAGGTGAAGTACGGGGTGAAGAGGCGTACGTGTTATTCCAGGCAATGAGTACAGGTCACACTACTTTTTCGACCATGCATGCAGATTCTGTCCAATCTGTGGTACACCGACTTGAGAATCCTCCCATAAATGTACCAAGGATAATGCTCCAGGCACTTGATATTGTCATTATCCAGGTGCAGGTAAGGGTCGGAGAAGAAAGAGTCCGACGGGCTAAATCCATTACAGAGATCGTAGGAGTTGACCCCAGGACCGGAGAATTGCTCACAAATGAGGTTTTCACATGGAATGCGTCAAAAGATGAATTTATTTATTCGGGAAGGTCGTATGTCCTTGAATCTATATTGCAGAACAGAGGATGGAACGATGAACGTCTCCAGATTGAACTCAAACAGAGACAGGAGATCCTTGAATGGGCGCGGATGAAGAATGTTAAACATTATGAAGATGTGGCCAAGATCGTTGTATCGTACTATCGTGAACCAAAAACGTTGATGGAAATTGTGAGGAAAGAACTTTATGGCAATTAA